GGTGTCATGGAATGGGCTGCACTGAATATTGGAGTGTCTTGAAGGCTTTGATGAAAATGACTCTTGATTTAGGCCTTGAAGAATAGATAGAATAGGTGAAAGGGAAAAGAGCACTTgattggaaaggagaaagggagaaaggaattcAGAGGGACCATGAGTGAGAGGCAGTGTAGCACTAGAAAGACACATTCAGATCCACTGTCATATATTGTCTCTGTGACTCTGGATTCATTGTTAATGTTCTGGAGCCTCATTTTCCATAACtgtaaaattgggggggggggaggacttATGGCTTCGAAGCTTCTATTCCATGATCCTGGTTGCTGTTTTGTCATTTGTCCTTTGTtatggaagaggaccatgacatcagggaggtgaattgggtttaagtgagagAGGGATGAGTGCCTCACTTTATGCTCTGGAGCACctaggtccagtggccagatatagatcaggagaaCTGGAGAATGTGACCTTTTTATGATCCTAGATAGAGCTacaaggaaccttagagatcctTAAATCTAAGCATTCATTTTTGGGGATGAGGAAGCCAAGCCTCAGAGAGGTAAAATAGAACTTCCCCTAACAGCAGCAAGTGTGTGACTCCAAATCTAGATTTCCCTTCATTATACTTTGCTGCCTTTGTCAACCTGAGCAGAGATTAGGTTCCATTAGGGTTATTTCCACCAGGAAGTAATAATGGCATGTTAACACTTGACCTGAGTTCTAGTTCTAGTCTTGACACTCAGTACCTCTGTGACCTTGAGTGAATTAAtttacctctctgagcctcagtttcctaatctgtaaaaggagggagcAAGATAGGATGACCTCACAGGtctctgatagttctgaaattgaTTCAAAGTCCAGCCTTTTCAGGAAGTTAAAAAGGGACGTTTCTACTAAGGTTCCCAGATGAATTTCCCCATCCAGTATTCCTATCTACTTAGAGGTGGGGTGGGGTGAATCAGTTGATATTTGCATTGGACTTTCCCAGAAAAGCCATGGCTTCAGGGAAGTCCCTTCGTAGAAATCCACGGATCACTaagggggtatgtgtgtgtgtgtgtgtgtgtgtgtgtgtgtgtgtgtgtgtgtgtgacagacagacagacagacagacacagaaagagagagagagagagagagaccctcCTTTTCCAAGCTTTGCAAAGAAGGACTTCTTTTTTTGCAAGAGAAGCAACCCAGGGCTAAAGAAGGCATCTTTTCTCGTAAGAGAGAGCAGAGCTGAGATCAATGGATTCCGCCTGTAATCTGAAGGGACTGTTTAGTGAATGAAGAAATGAGTAAGACTAAGGACCGAAAAGGGATGTCTCCAGGGAatagaggggaggggaagggaggagaagggggaggagagaagaagaaaggggaggagacGGGAATgggaatgggggggaggggaaggggggaaggcgCTCAGTCTCTGCCTCCCAGCCCCTGAGCCTGCTGCTCTGGATGGGAGTGAGTGACAccgagctgaaagggatcttctGGAGGCTGATAAAATGTTCAATAGAGGATTAAGTGCCAGCGGGAGAGTGGTATTGATGGCCAGATCCGGTCAGCGGGCGGCCCCAGGGTATACTTTCTGCCTGGCTGTGGAGAGAGCTGGGGCTCGGACGGCCGCTCCATCTTCACTTCTTGTAAATGACTCCAATCATAACGGAGTTAGCGTGCCTGAGGCGTCGCCGCTGGCCAGCCTTGCATTTGTCACTCCGCGCGGGGGGCCCGGGTACCGCTCCCCCGCCCCCCTCGGATAATGGAGAGCCTGTCACAGACTGGATTTTAATGACATTCATTAGGTGCGCCTCATTTACATGCAGGCCTGCCGCGGGCCCGGGAGCAGCCCCGTCAGGCAGATTAGTTTGCTATCTTTCTAGCCCCTCTCCCGCCCTCCTCAGTTCTGTTCTAGATGGGACAGTGAAACAGAGCTCGTCTCCTGCAGTCAGAACCGAGTTCTGGGGCCCAGCTTATTCCTCTCTATGGTCCTGGACTCGTCAGATCTTTCTGAGTGTCTGGGTTCTTTCCAATGCTAAAGATCCTCATATCCACCTTTATTAACCTGATAGTCCAAAAAATCCTGAATTTGAATCAACACTACAACCCACAGCTTTCTAATTAGCGTTTGAAGCTTAACTATATCAGAACTCAGACCTAGCTACCACTATAGTACTTCCTTTGCACTAGATGGGGGGACTGAACTAGATGCCTCATACGGTCGGGGAGCTCTCCGCCCGTCCGGGGGTTTGGGCACCTGGGACTGTGCCCCACCCACCAGTGCCTCCAGAGCACCATGGCATCCCAGGAGCTCCCTCCCGGGGAAGCCTCTCCGATGTCCGCGTGAGAGGGGCAAAGCAAGGCAGAGGGACCAGACAGGCAAGAGGAAAGAGACTGGAACTTCAGTCTCGGCCCTGTCTAAACGGACTAATGGGAAAGCTAATCGTTGTTCCTTCATTAATCTTGTGAGCGCAGGGGTGCCAGATAGCTAAGGGTCATAATGACCTCCTCTCCCTGCCATGGAAAGCCCCAGATTCAGATCATTCatcagaaaaaggaggagaacCCCGTGGGATGAAGTCAGGTGCTGGCGGTTCCTTGAAACATGTTTCAAGTTGTTCTGTTAGCCAAGTTGGGAGCAGTAGGGAAAGATGCTCGCCATGAAAGCGAAGGCATCGATCTTTGGCTAGGATTTTGGCGGGGTTTTTCTCAGATTTGACCAATCTTTCTCCACTTCCAGCACTCCCTGATCCTATACCAAGACAATGTTGCTGCCATTTTAAGATATGTGATCTttggttctttccttttttgttaattaaaaaaaaaaaaaaaaaaagattaaagtataTGAAAGTATACTTCAATGAAGTAAGGTGGAAAATAAAACGTTTAAATTCCAGTTATAGTCATGAGAAACTGGGGAAAATCACTGTGTCTGTCTGAACCTTTGGTTGTAAAATAGAGTGAGGACAATACTTAACACTATCTCCCTCATAGGGCTGCAGTGAGAAGTGTTTTTACAAACTGTAAAGTACTGCAAAATGTACATTTCTTATACACAAGATCCCCACCTCTGTGAAGAATCTCCTCTTTAAATATCCTCCCCTCAATTTTTTCTAGAGTACTTTGGTTCTGATTTGCCCTTGCCTTCCAATTAGTCATTTATAAAGCCTTATGTTTTCAGGGCTTTACAACTGCTTAAAAGAAAGGACCTAAATTCTGACAGAGAAAGTTGGTACAGTCTCCTagtttaaaaaaaggggaaaaaatcccatCTAAGTTTCAAGATACAGACAGCACttgacaaaatagagaaaaaaaaaaaatacctgctATCAGAGGACTGTATTTCTGAAGAGCTCTGAACAAGTTAGCAGGGGTCGCAATGATACTGGGGATATATGAGAAGGTTGGGATCCAACAATAGGAGACTTAGGATTCCGTAGCTATAAAGTTAGTCATTGTGAGTTAGTGAGTGTTCATGGATCTAGGTGAAGACTTAGACAGGAAGATACTAATTCAATAAATGGACACTGAGAAgcagttaagtcacttgcccaaagaGTAAGCTGGGTTCCAAATAGTTGCAAAGCTGACACTTTCCACTATGCCATTTTCCAAGACGTCCCAGGGATTTAGTCTTGGGTGAAAAAATGgctaacaagataaataaaaaagccTTCCTCTCTATTGCCAATACCCCCAATCCCTTAAGTTTAGCTTCAGTTCAACTATTCTCACCTTGACCGTATTCCCATTACCTACCTGCCCCTCATACACACCAGATCTTTTCATCTCACTTTTTATTCCTGTAAATTGACGTCAGCCCTGCTGAATCATGAAGCTGAggtttttaagcaaaaaaaaaagaaaaaaatctgttaggGCAGAGAAGCCACATGGGCCTCttgcctcttcctcctcttcaatgATGGTATTTTTAATGGTGTGCACAAGATTTCAGTTTTGGCAGCACATTAAAGAAAACAGCTGGTCACATGTTGGCTTTTTGCTGGGCctttttttatacacacacacagcaatTTCTAAATAttcaatctataaaataatgccCTTAAAGCTATTTTCCTTATCCTTAAAAGTCTCAGTTCCCCCTCCACACACTCAGAAATGagtattatatttaattagaTCCAGGTGTATATCCCTCACTCTGATCTCCTTCAGGGAATCTTTGGTTCCATCCCAATTCTCACTTGGggatttaaaagggaaaatgagttttctgaAGAAAGTTCACTAATCACTCCTCTCCCCAAGAGCACCCCCAGTTTCTCATCCCCTAGGACAACAAttggaaacaaacaaaatagcTCAAGCTTCCACAAGACTTCAGTTTTTTGCCTACATTCTCCACTTATTAAAATGGGTCAACTTGAGAAAGCTTTAAGCATCCTAAATCTCCTCTGGCCATTCTTAACCTTTGAGCCTGGAACCTATTTAATCCAAAAGCAGGCCACAGTGACTCTTGCTCTCCTGCCCGAAGTTAATTTCATGGAGCACTTTACCGTTTGAAAGGTATTATTAAATATTAGGATACTACATTACAAACATGTCCAAGGCTCCAGAGGGCCATTTTAACTTTcaaaaatgaagtgaaatgaaGCATAAAGCCTGCTTAACCCCAAACCCTAAAATGACTCAATTAACAGCTTTCCGTAGTGCTGAGCTTGCTGGTTCCCAGCACCAGCCATTCATCAGATTCTGATTTCCTGGATCACAGCAGCCCCCCACAACCTAGTCCTCAGACACACATAGGCTCTCTCCAATTGTTCTCTACTGAAAGCTGCTTGTTGGTAAGGCAATAAGTATTGAGTGGCCATTTCCAAATCTCAACCCCCTCCCCATTCTCCTCTGTCATTGTTTAAAAAGTTACTTTGAACAAAAATGTTAAGAGTAGATCAGGATTAACAGAGGAAAGTAGATCCTAGCCTTGTCCCCAGCCCCAGAATTATGTAAAAGTCTTCTTAAAGGTAAAGCTTTAACACTTCATGGGATCTTTTGAACCAGTCAACAGGATTTTTTCATCTGACAGTTTAGGTGGCTTCTATAACTAGTAAGGATGACTCTAGTTAATTCATCCATTTTAAGTTAACTGTCAAAATCTTTAATTATTCTAGGACTTTCAGGCTATATACTTCTATTTAGATTAGACCAAATCCAAGAACTATGATTAGAATCCACAGTCCCCTTCAAATCTCAAAGACTCTGAGGTCTTTAGGATATTTGGAAAAACACCCCCCCCAAGGACACATGACTATTATGAGTCTTCAAGATTCCTATAAAGGGAGACCTTTCTTGGCTCTATCATAGATCCTTTCCACCCCAGAAGCACCCTCAGGCTGACTCAAAGCTCTCTGAAGGCAGAGTAACCCCAAGGTAATGAATGAATCagaaaatttcctctttttttgtttaaaaaaaacttttataataaagtttattacattattcttctttaaaaaatataaaataataggtTTCTGCATAGCAGAAAAATTAAGCCAGAGACCCCAAACCCCTGGTTTGTGCAAAGATATTTGGTTTGTAAAcatgaggagggaagggagacgAGTGTATACAGGTCCCTATCCCAAATACATTAaggataatagaaaaataaatgggcCTCGATTGACTGAGGCAGGAGGGAAGAAGCACGCAAGGAGTGGGACAGCTCCACGGGAGGACATTCCTTCCTGGGGAGGgaactttgttttcttccttttctaggtgtCTTCTGCCATAAAGACCAAACTCCACACAAAATCAGCATCAGCTCCCTCTTACTGCCTTTTCCCCTACCCCAGAGAAAAACAACATcaattccccttcccccccacaaaaaaaaaaaaaaaaaacatagttaaTGCTGCCACCATATTCTTCCATCTTTTCATATCTGGAAAGGAAAAGACTTCAGGTAGTCCTTAAGGACAGGATTTAGGGGGATCTTGCCCAAGTTGTCCCTTCCGAAGGTGGCCACGATGCTCTTACGACACAGCTCCTGCAGGGGCCGTACCCTGAGCTGTCGAAGGGGGGTCACCAACATTTTTCTGGGAGAGTTCAGGTAATGTTCCAGCAGCTTAAAGAGGCAGTCGAAGGTCTCCCGGCTGCCATCCAGGTTAAATCGACCGGCCTGGAAGTTGACCCGGATGCTGGTGGGCCCTGAAGCCATCTTAACACTGATGGCAAAAAAACAGTTTTTCTGCCGGCTGTCCCGGACCAGGAAGGTCCCCACCGGCTCAGCCTTGAGTTTCTCGTGGGCCACGTTCACACTCAGAGGCCCCCAGTAGAAGCCACAGGCGTCCAACAAGGCGCTGGCTCGGGTGATGCTGAAGTAGTCCGCTTGGGAGCGGAAGGTTCGGAAGTGAGTGTCCCCCTGTCCCTGGGTCGTCGCCGCCAGGGCCACCGCACCATGCTGAGGGGCCAGGCCGTGTTGCGGTCGGGGCTGCGGGCTGGGATGTTCCCGGCCAGCCCGGTggggcggaggaggaggaggagaagggtcGAGTCTTCTTCTGGTGTCTGCTGTAACTGCATTGTCGGCTGCCACCTTACTGTGTGCTACCATTCTACAGACTGGGCCAGCCTGTGGGGTCGCCCATAGCGTCCGGCGGCGGGCTCGGGCTCCACTCCAGCAGCAGCTACTCTGAAATCCCAGACAGAAGGGCAAAGAGAGacagggggggagagaaagagaggcagcgTGAGCGGGGAACATTTCCGAGAGCGGGCGGGCGGGGCTGTGGACAGTGTGCCCCGGGTCGGGGTATCCCCTAGGAGGCTTCTGGTCCAGGGGCGGCCGAGGATGAGGATGTCAGTGCTCATCTAAGCTGAGGGAGAGCGGGGAAGGGGCTGATAGTGCCCTGCAGGATGGACTAAGCAGAGAGAAGGCGGTGGGTGGGCTGCCGCGTACAGTACAAACATCTACATCTTTAGATTACGGCAAGTGTCCTGGAGCTTGAGAGGTGCCCTCTCCGGGGCTCCCACCCCCATTCCCTGGCCACGAGCCCAGGTCTTTCTCTCATCGCTCGTGGCCTCCCCCTGCTGGCCAATAAGAAGCAAGACAGCTGGTTCTGGGACAGTTCTTGAAAATCAGCGGGGGGGAAAATTCCCAATTTTCACACAGCCAGCCAGCTGCTTTTAAGGGCGAGCGGGCCAGATGCGGGAGACGGCTCCGAATCGCAGGATCCGTGCAGCCTTCCCGCAGAATGCTTTGCAGGGACTCTAGCGGCCAAGAGCGAAGGAATGATGCTCCCCGGCAGCCGCCGCCTCCCCCAAACCCGCTGAGGACCAGGAGGGAGCAGACGGGGGGATGCAAGGGATGCCCACAACTCCGGAGACCGTTCCGAGGGCTGCAAGGGGACGGGCCGGGAGCCGGGTCTCCGGAGCTTTCCCGCTCCCTTCAATGATACGGGCAAGGAAGGTCTCCAGCCGTCCCTGTGCCTGCCTCCGGGTTTCCCTCTCCTCCAGCTCCCCTCCTTTCGGCGGggcctcccttccctccactgcCCCGGACCTGACTGGGGATCCCGCTCCCTAGCCGCCCAGCACGGGCGCAAGACCGGGGAGAGCACGGAGACCCCAGGCTCCAGGACCCCCCACCGCCAGCGGCTCCCGGCGCCCCGAGTCCCAGGTTACCTGGCTCCCAGGCGGGTGGGCGCGGCTCGGCGCCGCGGGCGGAGCGGCGGGGGAGCTCCGGGGCCGCTCAGGCGCATAGTCCGAGGCTGGGAGCCAGTGCAGCTGCTGTAGCCGCAGCTCCCGTCTGCTCCGCGCACAGCGCAGGGCGCAATCTATTTAAATCTCCGAGGTCCAGGCTGGGgtgggtgggggggtgggggaggggctgcGAGAGAGGCGGGGTCCAGAGCTCCTCCTCTTGGGCTTTCGGTTTCTATTCTGGAGGTGAGGACGCACACGCTCCGCTCCCGCCCAGCTCCGGCCCCCTCCTGCCGGGCTCGGCTCCAGCTCCGGTTGCCGGCGCCTACTCTCTCCCTGTTGTTGAACACTGGCTCTATTTGTTGGACATCCTTAACGCCCTCCGGTTGCCGTCTCAGCCCGCGCCCTCTCCATCCCATCCCCCCCGGCCCTCCCCCCACTCCGCCCGCAGCCCCTCTCTAACTCCAGTTAGAGCGCCGCGCGACCACTGCGCGCCGCTCCCCACCGGAACCCCGCGCCTTCGGCCCAGTTCCTCCCGCTCGCAGCTTTTGCTTCCCAGGAAGCCGATGCTTTTAACCACAGAGTTCAGAGGAATTTCTCTGGGGGAGAGCCTTAACCAAATAACACATCTGTGAGTTCCTCGGAAAATGGGTGTGGCGAGGGGTGGGGGCCGGCCTTGGCCCGCTCCCCAGAGCCGCCTCGGAGCCCTCCACACCCCGCCCGGGCCGCCCAGGGCTCCAGGAACCCCGGCTCAGGACTGGGCACGGCAGCCTCGGCGGATGCCATTGTGAGAGCGCGGGGGAAACCTTTCTGCAGCAGGGTTCCCCGAGAGGGACACGCGCATTTCTCTCCCCTGCGCGGtttcattcatcaaatatttattgaccgCCTACTATGTGCACGGAAAGTGCGATGGAGGAGGAAACAACTGTCTGCCAGGCTGGGATTCTCTGGCCCGGATCGTATCCGTGCTCCCCCGCACTGTAGAAGCGAGAACTATTATTGATCCCCCTTAAAGCTATTCTTGCGGTGTTGCTTGGGGGAGGCTAGCAGCGGGCAagcttcctctccttctctgtaCGTTCTCGTCTCCAGGCTGAGCGCTCCCCCTTGTCCACTGCCCTTTCCTTAAGTGGGTCCCACGCTTTGGAGCGGCAGTGCGGTGGAACACCAGATCGGGGCGAGGGGAGTGAGAAGCCGAAGACCGGGACTCAGCAGAGACTGCCTGGGAGAGCGAAGGAAAAACGCCCCACTTTTTTGGCCTTCAGAGCTTGCATCTCAGTTATAGAAATAACCACTTCAGCACTTTAGGGCTGTTGGGAGAATCCAAAGTAACACAGCATGTGAAAGCCTTTGGGAAATTGGAACTGTGTAATAGCATTAATGATCAGTCCCCAACCTCAGGGATTGCTTAACACCGGACAAATCCTCTTTCTGGGCTTCTTttagatcattttcattttcctcatctgtcaaaattCTGGCTTTAAACTACTTCTAAACTTAAAACCGGTGGTCCTACTAAGTTCAATCTAGTCTACAGCCCCAACCCTTGTCTACCCCCCCCCTCCTTTCCAGATCACCCTCCAGCTGTTTCTCCAATCTTCCCAAATAATTCACACATCTATCCCAACTTTGAAATCTTGTGATTACGCAATCTTCATGGTCACGCTTTCAAAAAGTGATGACCTTGTTTTCTGAACCCAAATTTAGACTGTATAAGTTAACAGATTTTTTCAAAATTGTGAATGGGCCAAACTATTGGAAATTAGAAGCGTCTCTGAAAATAC
This sequence is a window from Sminthopsis crassicaudata isolate SCR6 chromosome 1, ASM4859323v1, whole genome shotgun sequence. Protein-coding genes within it:
- the SOCS1 gene encoding LOW QUALITY PROTEIN: suppressor of cytokine signaling 1 (The sequence of the model RefSeq protein was modified relative to this genomic sequence to represent the inferred CDS: deleted 3 bases in 2 codons) translates to MVAHSKVAADNAVTADTRRRRPFSSSSSAPPGWPGTSQPAAPTATRPGPSAWCGALAATTQGQGDTHFRTFRSQADYFSITRASALLDACGFYWGPLSVNVAHEKLKAEPVGTFLVRDSRQKNCFFAISVKMASGPTSIRVNFQAGRFNLDGSRETFDCLFKLLEHYLNSPRKMLVTPLRQLRVRPLQELCRKSIVATFGRDNLGKIPLNPVLKDYLKSFPFQI